GATATAAAATAATCTGAATTCCGCAAGAATCGGATTTTTTGAGAACCGCTGTTTTTGAAACTTTGCATTAGTATTTTAAACGATAAACAATGCAAAGATTTACAAACAAATCTGCCTTAATCACAGGCGGAACAAACGGGATGGGATTCGCAACGGCACAACAATTGATCAGGGAAGGCGGAACGGCGATTATTACAGGAAGGAGCGAGGAAACCGTTAACAAGGCATTAAAAGAATTAGGGAAAAATGCTTTCGGAATTGTTTCCGATGTCGGAAATATAAGTGACTTAATGAATCTCCGAAATGAAGTCAAAAAATACACGGAGAATATTGATTTGGTGTTTGCCAATGCAGGTTACGGAAGATTTTCACCGATCGAAAATGTGGACGAAAATCATTTTGATGAATTGTTCAATATGTTGGTAAAAGGTTCTTTTTTCACGGTTCAGCAGATGTTACCGTTGATGAAAAAAGGAAGTTCTGTGATTTTCAATACCTCCGTTGCTACTGAAATTGCGATGCCCAATTTTTCAGTTTATTCTGCGGCAAAATCAGCGGTACAGTCTTTTATCAAAACATTTGCAACGGAATTGACAGAAAGAGGAATCCGGGTAAATGGAATAAGCGCAGGTCACATCAAAACGAATATTTTTAACAATACCGGTCTAAATTCAGAACAAATTGAAGAGGCGGTCAAAAATATTATTCCTACTATACCTTTTAAAAGACAAGGAGAAGCATCAGAAATTGCAAATGCGGTACTTTTCCTGGCATCGGAAGAGGCTTCATATATTCATGGCGCGGAACTGAAAGTGGATGCGGGGATTTCTGTGATAAGATAATAATAAAAAATCTCCTATGTTTACAATATTAAAACATAGGAGATATTTATTTTACTAATAAAAGATTATTTATAATTTAATTCCGCCTCAAAAACATCCGTAAAATGTTTCCTGATTTTAGCTTTAATGTCTTCCATTTCTTCGGGAGTCAAATCTCTTTCAAGTTCTCTTTTTAAAGAAGTGACTTGCTTATCTTTGATTCCACAAGGAATGATGTATTCAAAATAACGCATATCCGTATTCACATTCAAGGCAAAACCATGTAAAGTTACCCAGCGTGAAGCTTTTACACCCATCGCACAGATTTTTCTGGCATATGGTTTTCCGACATCCAGCCAGACTCCCGTTTCTCCTGGTGAGCGTTCTCCTTTTAAACCATATTCTGCAATGGTTCTGATGATCACTTCTTCAAGATTTCGCATGTATTTATGAATATCCGTAAAGAAATTTTCAAGGTCTAAAATCGGGTAGCCCACAATTTGCCCGTATCCATGATACGTAATATCTCCGCCACGGTTTACTTTTACGAAAGTGGCGTCGATTTCCTTTAACTGATCCATTCCGGCCAGCATATTTTCTTCATGTCCGCTTTTTCCCAATGTATAGACATGTGGATGTTCAACTAAAAGAAAATGGTTGGGAGTTGTGCTATGTTCTTCTGCAGGTAAGTCGCGATTCTTTATTTTCGTATCAATAATATCTTTCATCAGTTTTTCCTGATAATCCCAAGCGGGTTGATATTCTTTTATGCCTAAATCTTCGAATTCTACTACTTTATTCTGAATTGTGTTCATACCATTTTTTGAATACACAAATTTAGTGATTTTTATGCTTGTATGGAATGGACAAAATCTATGGTATTTATTCTTGAATCTCTATTTTGTAAAGCTTAATCAGACAGTTTTCAGGATTTGCCTTCTTACTCTTGACAACGTTTCTCTCGACATCCCAAGATAAGAGGCAATCATATGCAGAGGAACTCTGTTGAGCAAATCAGGATGATTTTTAATAAAATGTAAATATTTATCTTCGGGAGTACTGCTGATATTCACCAGCAGCCTGTTATTGATTTCCATTGTTTTTTTTGTTAAAAGTTCCTCAATAAAGATACTGAGTGTAGGAATCTCTTCCCGAAGCTGATGGAAATCATTAAGATTAAATATGAAAATCTCTGAAGGTTCCAGAGTTTCAATATTCAGTTTTGAAGGCGTATTAGTATAGAAACTTTCAGGATCTGTAGTCCAGGACATTTCATTGACAAACTGCAGAATATGCTCACTTCCGTCTTCGGAAATAGAATAATTCCTGAGTAGACCTTTGGCAACAAAAATTTTTAAGTTACAGATATCTCCCTGCCTGCAAATCATTTCCTTACGTGGAAGCGTGATTAATTTACTTTTTTCTACAATTAAATTAAACTTTTCATCCGTTAGATCAGGAAGAACCTTCTGGAAATATTTTTTAAAGATTTCTGACATTTTTAAATAGAAATTATGTTTAAAATTACTCCTTTTTAATGAAACTGTGGTGAAATTGTGTCAAATGACCTATTTTTAAGAATACACTAAAGCTACATTTGTACTAGAAATTTTTAACACAATACATATAATATGAAAGTTTTTGTAACAGGAGCTTCAGGATTTGTAGGCTCTGCAGTCGTAAAAGAATTAATAGCAAACGGACATCAGGTAACAGGATTGGCCCGCTCAGAGGAATCTGCGAAATTTATTTCAGAAGCCGGAGCAGAAGTTCTGATGGGAGATTTGGAAAGTTTTGATATTCTACAGAAAGGAGCGAGAGAAGCAGACGGGGTTATTCACACTGCTTTTATTCATGATTTTTCGGATTACCAAAGTAACGCGCTTAAAGATGAAAAAGCTATCGAAGCCATGGGAGAGGTCCTCAAAGGAACGGATAAGCCTATTGTTGTTACAGGAGGAACACTGGGGTTACCGCTTATTAATGGAAAAATCACTGAAGACAGCAAAGCACCTGCGGAATCGGTCCGGTTTTCTGAAAAAGCTTTTGTGAGTTTGACGGAAGCAGGTGTTAATGCATCTATTGTACGTCTTTCCCCAAGCGTTTATGGGAATTCTGAACATGGTTTCAAAGGAGGTTTTGGCGTGATACTGGCAGAACTGGCAAAAACTAAAGGAACAGCAGCTTATATAGAAGATAGAAATAATGTTTGGCCTACAATTCATCGTCTGGATGCTGCGAAATTGTTTCGTTTAGCGCTCGAGAAAGGAGAAAAAGGAGCAAGATACAATGCTGTTAACAATGATAAGCAGTTATCCATGAAAGAATTTGCAGAATATATAGGTGAAAAGCTAAATATTCCGGTACAATCTTTTTCTAAAGAAGAAGCCTCACAATATTTTACCTGGATGACATATTTTGTACAGGAAAATTGTCCGGCAACAAGTTTGCAAACCCAGGAAAAACTGGGTTGGAAACCTTCCGAGAAAAGCTTTTTTGAGGAATTAGAAAAGTATTTCTTTTAAAAGATAAACAGTCTTATTTCTCAGGGAATAAGACTGCTTTTTTTTAGTTCTTTATATTTTTGATGAAGCTCTGCGCTTTGTCTTTCCAATGTTGATTTTCTAAAAGGATTTTCACAAAAGCTGTTCCGATGATTCCTCCGTCTGCTTTTTCGGTTACGCTTTCAAAATCTTTTTTTGATTTAATTCCAAAACCGATCATGACAGGATTTTTTAAGGGGAGAGAAGCCAGTCGCGAAAGATATTCTTCATTACTCAAAACGGTATTTTCATTTCCGGTGGTTGAGGAAGAGCTTACGGCATATAAAAATCCGGAACTTAAAGAATCCAGATAGAGAATTCTTTCGTCTGAAGTTTCCGGGGTCACCAGAAATGTGAAATTGAGATGGTGTCTTTCTAAAATTTCTTGATAATTTTTCTCAAATTCAATAGGAGGCAAGTCAGGAATAATTAGCCCTGAAACTCCACTTTCAGAACATTCTCTACAGAAGTTTTCAAATCCAAAACTTAAAGCCGGATTGATATAACCCATTAAAATAATCGGAATTTTTATTTCGTCTTTAATGGATTTTAATTGAGAAAATAATTTTTCAATATTCATTCCGTTTTTCAACGCCAGTTCATGAGCCTGAGAAATGATCGGCCCATCTGCAACAGGATCTGAATAAGGCATTCCGATTTCGATCATATCTGCTCCGGAATCCTGAATAGTTTTTATAATATCAGCAGTGTCTTCCAATTGTGGAATGCCTGCGGTAAAGTATATATTTAGTTTTTTCATTTTTTAGAAGTTAGAGGTTAGAAGTTAGAAGTCAGCAGTGAGAAGAATGAATATTGGTTTAAGGTTATTTACCTTTTCATTTGCTTTAAATACGTTTCCATATCTTTATCGCCTCGACCACTCAAACAAACCACAACAACATCATTTTCTTTAAACTGTTTTTTATCTAAAACAGCCAATGCGTGAGCGCTTTCCAGTGCGGGAATAATACCTTCCAGTTTTGTCAGTTCAAATGCAGATTGTAAGGCTTCATCATCATTAATACTAAAAAACTCGGCTCTTTTTTCTTTAAATAAATTGGCGTGAAAAGGCCCGATTCCGGGATAATCCAAACCTGCTGAAATAGAGTGGGGTTCGATGACTTGGCCATCTTCTGTCTGCATCACCAAGCTTTTACTGCCGTGTAAAACACCCAAAGTCCCTAAAAAAGTTGTTGCTGCTGATTTTCCTGAATCTACACCAAAACCTCCAGCTTCTGCTGCAATGATTTTTACACTTTCTTCCTCTACAAAATGATAGAAAGTCCCTGCTGCATTACTTCCGCCACCCACGCAGGCAATGATATAATTAGGATTTTGTCTTCCTGTCTGTTCAAAAAGCTGTTCTTTAATTTCTTTTGAAATAATACTCTGAAAACGGGCAACCAGATCGGGAAAAGGGTGTGGACCGACCACGCTTCCAATCACATAATGTGTTGTTGACGGATTATTGATCCAGTCTCTTAAAGCTTCATTTACAGCATCTTTTAATGTTTTTGAACCTGAAGTTGCGGCTATTACTTCCGCTCCCAGCATTTTCATTCTTGCCACATTCGGGGCTTGTCTCTGAATGTCGATTTCTCCCATATAAACAATACATTCAAGGCCTAACAAAGCACAGGCTGTAGCAGTAGCCACTCCATGTTGCCCGGCTCCGGTTTCCGCAATGATTCTGTTTTTACCCAGACGTTTTGCCAGTAAAACCTGTCCCAAGGCGTTATTGATCTTGTGAGCTCCGGTGTGATTCAGATCTTCTCTTTTTAAGTAGATCTGAGTATGGTATTTCTGACTTAAATTTTTAGCGAAATATAAAGGAGTAGCCCGCCCGACATAGTTTTTTAATAAATCCTGATATTCCTTTTGAAAATCTTCCGATTCAATGATTTTAAGATAGTTTTTCTGTAATTCTTCCACATTAGGATAAAGCATTTCCGGGATGAAAGCTCCGCCAAATTCTCCATAATATCCGTTTTCATCGGGGTTTTTATAATTCATTTCTTTATTCTTTAGTGATTAAATAAGCATTATTCTTATCGCTCAGCTGGCTGAGCTGTTCTTTTCTTTTTGCTGAAACATTAAAAATCAAAATATCATCGTCTTCCGAATTTATCCATTCAGTTCCTATATTTTCTTTTATTGTTTTGGCCTTATCATATAATATTTCAACATTACATTTTTCATAAAACGGACGAAGTTCCTGATGACAAAACCCAATAGTCTCTATATTATTGCTGACCACATAGTCCCTGAAATACTCAACAAGCTTAGCTCCATATCCTTTTTTCTTCTGAGCTGCGACAAGCCCGACAGCTTCTGCAAATGGCAGCTGTGTTCCTGAAATTTCCAATACGAAATCGTAATTAACACGAATGAGAGACAGGATATTTTTATCAGCATCCAAGAGAAAGTGAAATGCTGAATTTTTGAAAAATGTGCGAAAATAATCAGATTTCATTGAGTTCCAGGATGAAATATCCCAGAGCTGAAGAATATGCTCAATTTCCGTTTCAGTTAATTCAGTGATCTGTTTTACTTCATATTTCATATTAGTAAATATTTTTTGCTTTTTGGTATGTTTTTATTAACTCCTGTTTAGGAATTCTTTATGTTAAGGAAGATATAAATCTTTGTATTTTGCTGATGTCTTTATTGCCAGGTTCTGTTTCAAACTTTGAATTGATGTCCAGAGCAAATGGTTTCTGCTTAAGATGCTTAATGTTTTCTATGTTGTCTTCTGAAATACCACCGCTCAGCAAATAGGGAAGTGGGATTTCCACTGTGTTTAAAATATTCCAGTCAAACTGTTTTCCAGTTCCGCCAAATGCTTTGCTGTCTGTATCAAATAAGAAATAGTTGATAATTGAGAGGTTCTGGTTGATAGATTTTTGTAATTCATTGGCAGATTGATTTCCTATTCTGATTACTTGAATGATTTTAATCTCTGGGTTGATTTTTTGTTTTAGTTTAACAATAAAGTCCGCACTTTCATCTCCGTGAAGCTGGATGAAATTTAAATCTGCTTTTTCGGATATTTCAATAATTCTTTCAGCAGTTTCATTGACAAATACACCAACCTTTCCATGATGCTGAATTTTTGAAATTTCTTTTAAATTCAAATGATTCAAAACATATCGTGGTGATTTTTCATAGAAAATAAAGCCCAGAAAGTCTATGTTCAAAGAAATCAATTCCTGAACCTGATCTAATCTTGTTAAACCGCAAACTTTGATTTTAGCCATTATGCAATTTTATATATTGGAAATAAATTCTTCAAATGCTTGAGCAGGATTTGTATTTTTCATAAAATATTCACCCATTAAAAAGCCATCAAATCCTTTTTCTTTTAAATAAAAATAATCCTGAATGTTGTAAATACCACTTTCTGCTACAGATAAGACGTTTTCGGGGAGCAGATTTTTCAAATGAACTGAATGTTGCAGATCAACTTTAAAATCTTTTAAGTTCCGGTTGTTAATTCCCACCAGGTCAATGCTTGAGTTATAATGTCCTAGTTCATCTTCCGTATGGATTTCCAACAATACTTCCAGTCCCAATTCATGAGAGAGCTCCGTAAATTCCAACGTCTGTTGTGGGGAAAGGCAAGCTGCAATAAGCAATACGACATCGGCTCCCATACTTTTTGCTTCATAAAACTGATACTCATCAATCATAAAATCTTTTCGCAAAATGGGAATATGGATGTGATTTCTCACATTTAAAATATCTTCAAAGCTTCCCCCAAAAAAGTCTTTATCCGTTAAGATTGAAATTCCGCTTGCCCCTAACTTTTCGTACGCAGAAACAACTTCTAATGGCGAAACTTTATCATTAATTATTCCTTTGGAAGGAGATTGTCTTTTAAATTCGGCAATAATTCCGGATTTTGATTTTATGGTTTCTTTTAAAGAATAGGTTTCTCTTCCGAAAAATTCTGAATCTTTCAGCTGCTGTAAGGAAATTTTTGATTTTGAATCCGAAATTTCCTGTTTTTTTCTTTCTATTATTTTGTCAAGAATTGTCATTATGTTTAATTTTCAATCTGTCATTTCGAACGCAATGAAATGAAGTGAGAAATCTATTCTTAGCTTACTTAGTCCTTCATTTGAACGATAGAGATATAATTTATAGCTTGTGATTATTCAATCGAATTATTTAAAAAATCCCAATTCTGATTAAAAGTATTTACTAATTTATCTTTTTTTATTCTGGAATAACCTTTAATTTGTTTTTCTCTTGCAATTGCATGTAAACGTAATAGTTATGAGTTCCAAAATTTTTCATTTGTTTGTGTTAGATTCTTCACTTTACTGCGTTCCGTTCTGAATGATAATTAAAGTTATTAGTTTATCAAAGAGTCCAAGCTGTTCAATGCTTTACCACTAAACAAACTTTCTTTCGCCAAATTCAAACAATTCTCATAGTTTCCAAACTTACTGGTATGATGCAATGCAACTGCGGCATTGGCCAAAACAACTGCATTTTGCGATTCTGTACCCTTTCCTTCCAAAATATTTCTGAAAATTTTTGCGGTCTCCGGCGTGTTTTTGCCCGCTTCTATACTTTGAGGAGTAACGGCTGCAAAACCAAGTTCTTCCGGTGAATAGATTTTTTCTCCTTCTTTTGTAATAATCTTGCTGTCCTGTGTTAAGCTTATTTCGTCATAACCATCCATTCCGTGAACCAAAACGAAATCTTTTTCATCTTTTTGCAGCAGATACTGATATATTCTTGCAATTTCCAGATTGTACGTTCCAATCATGGAATATTTGGGTTTTGCAGGATTTACTAAAGGACCTAATAAGTTGAAAAATGTTCTCAGGCCTAAAGATTTTCTCAAGCTTACCACAGATTTTAAGGCAGGATGAAAGTAAGGGGCGTGTAAAAAGCAGATATTGACGTTCTGTAATTCATCATTTAATTCTTCTGAATTGGTTTTAAACTGATACCCCAATTCTTCCAAAAGATTGGATGCTCCGGTAATTGTTGAAGCTCCATAATTTCCGTGTTTAATTACTTTTTGCCCTGTTCCTGCAATCACGAAACTTGCTAACGTAGAAATATTGATCGTATTTTTTCCGTCGCCGCCGGTCCCAACAACATCAATGGCGTCACTTGCATCCAGATCTACAGGAATAGCCATTTGTAATAATGCTTCCCTAAAGCCTTCCAGCTCCGGTAATGTGATGTTTCGCATCAGAAAAATACTTATAAAGGCAGTAACTTCTGTTGCATTGAACTTATTTTGGGCAATCTCAATCATGATGGCTTTTGCCTCAGATTTGGACAAAGTATGGTGATTGAAAAGATATTGCAGAATTTCTTTCATATTATTTAATTCAAAAGAAAGTTTTTAATGATGGTTTCTCCATCCGGTGTTAAAATACTTTCAGGGTGATACTGAACACCGTGAACATCATAGGTTCTGTGTTGTAAACTCATAATCATTCCTTTACTGTCTGTACTGGTAATTTCCAGCTCTTCGGGGAAATTTTCGGGATTAACTGCCCAACTGTGATATCTTCCGACTTCCAGAGTCTGTGGCAAATCATTAAAAAGTTTATGTTCACTGGTTTGGATGGCTTCTGTAGCAACACCGTGATAAATTTCGCTAAGATTAATTAAGGTTCCTCCAAAAGCTTCTGCAATTGCCTGTTGACCAAGACAAACGCCTAAAATACTCTTTGTGGAAGCATATTCTTTAATGACATCCAGTAAAATTCCGGCTTCTTCAGGAATTCCCGGACCGGGCGAAAGAATAATCTTATCATATTTTTCAATTTCTTCCAGCTTAATTTCATCATTTCTTACCACATCAACTTTTGTATTCAAAATTCTTTCGATCATTTGAACCAAATTATAAGTAAAGCTGTCGTAATTATCGAAGACTAATATTTTCATTGTGGATAGTTTATAAGTTTGTAGATCTTTGAATTGTTATATTTTTTCTGCCTTTTCGATGGCCTTTTTCAGAGCATTAAGCTTGTTATTTACTTCCTGGAGCTCACTTTCAGCATTGGATTTGGCTACTATTCCGGCTCCAGCCTGGTAATATAACGTGTTGTTTTTGCTTAAAAAAGTACGGATCATGATAGCCTGATTACAGCTTCCGTTTAAGCCAACCATTCCGATGCAGCCTCCGTAATAACCTCTCGAATCTTTTTCGTAGGTATTTATTAGCTGAAGAGCTTTATGTTTAGGTGCTCCGCTTAAAGTGCCCTGAGGAAAAGTGGTGGCAACCATTTCATAAGGATTAGTGTTTTCTTCTAATTCTGTTGTCACTTCACTTACCATGTGAATCACATGAGAAAAAAGCTGTATTTCTTTGAGTTTGGTAACGGTTACATTTTTTCCTAGTTTTCCTAAATCATTTCTGGCTAAATCTACCAACATGGTATGTTCTGCATTTTCTTTCGGATCGTTTTTTAGTGATTCAATAGACTGTAGATCGGTCTCAAAATGCCCTGTTCTTTTAAAAGTTCCGGCAATTGGATGAATGATGGCTTTATTATCTTTAATAATGAGCTGACTTTCCGGGCTTGATCCGAAGAGTTTATAATCTCCATAATCAAAAAAGAATAGGTAAGGAGAGGGATTAATATTTCGTAGCGCTCGATATACATTGAATTCATCTCCTTTGAATTTTTGTTCGAATCTTCTGCTTAGAACCAATTGGAAAACATCTCCTCTCATACAGTGTTTCTGGGCTGTTTTTACCAATTCGATATATTCTTCATCGGTAATATTCGAAGTTTCTTCTGCTGTTTTTTCAAAAGGATAAATAACCGAATTCTGATTTTTGATCAGACTTTCTAAGAGATATAGCTCAGATTTTAAATTTTTAATCTGATTTTCAATAATGTGCATTTCATCGTTGTAATGATTGATTGCAATAACATATTGATAAAGTCTGTAACGCAGAATCGGAATTTCTACTTCCTTACTTTGAGCTTTAAATGTAAGGTTTTCGAAAAATTGTACGGCTTCAAAACTGGTATATCCAAAAAGGCTCTGGGCGGTTTCTTCTATAGAATCCTTAGTGCCGCTGCAAATAAAAGACTTTGAAAATTGATTTAAGAGATCCGGAACAGAATGATCTGCTAAAAGATGCTTCTCAGGGCTCTCACCCGGGAATTTGATTTCAAATTCTTTAAGATTCTTAATTTCTATGCCTGCAATCGCATTAATGGCAATGAATGAGAAATTATGATCCATATTTTTAGAATCCGAGCTTTCCAAAAGGATCGTATCACGAAACTGATCTCTTATTTTCAGATAGATGTTCATGGGAGTCTGCAGATCTCCCAGCATTTTTTTTGAGGTGGTTTTTATGTTGATGTTTTGTTTGAACATTGGTAGTGTTTTAATTTTTAGCAATAAAAAAAGACTTTAACGAAATCGTCAAAGTCTCTGTATATTTTCTATAATATTCCGGCTGTCAATTAACAACAAGAGTATAGCTTCAGACCCGACGAGGAGTTTGAATGCCACCACCAAAATTTGTTGTTTGAATTAATCATGATGCAAATGTAGATAATTTTTTAAAATGAAAAATAAAAATTGATAAAATTTTATTGCAATGTATGTCAAAGGCTGAAATAAAAAAACTTCCTTTACGGAAGTTTTTTTATTATTTTAAAATTGAAGTCATTTCGGGGTGGTTATACTGAACTGCAAACTCTTTTGCTGTTTCTCCTTTTTCGTTCTTTGTATTTTTATTAGCTCCTTTTTTCAGAAGAAGTTTTGCAAAATCCAATTTACCATATCTCGCAGCAACCATTAGTGGAGTCTGATTACCACATTCTTTGTTAAGATCCGCTTCATTGTTTAATAAATACTCCAGAATATTCTTTTTATCATGTTTTACACTTAAAGAAAGCAAACTGTATGAACTCTCTTTTATTGCAAAACACTTATTATAATTGTCTTTTGGGAAAGCTGCTTTAAAAGTATCTACATTGTCAGACTGAAAAGCAATCATCTGCTGTTTCGAAATTTCCTGTGCAGAAACCAAGTTAGCAAAAAGAAGTCCCAAAAAAACGAAAGTTGTAGAGATTATTTTTTTCATAAAGCTTATTTTAAATAATATACAAAGCTAAATTATTTTTTTGATAGATTTAGCAAAAATGTACAAGTTTTTTGAATCTTATCCCTGTTAGAACAAATAAAATGTTGATTTTCTTAAATATTTAGAAAAACTACTTCTTAGCATTCAGCTCTTTTTTCAACTGTTCAGCTTTGTTTCTGTATTCCTGATTGTCATACGTTTTCAAATAGTCTTCCAAAGCATTGAGGTATTCCCGGATAAAATCTTTATTGGTAGGATCTGTTTCGTACTTTATTTTCGCGGTATTGATCGGCCTTATTTTTTCGTATTCCTGCAATTGTTTTCCTTCTTTAGACTGGTAATAAAGAATAACAATATTTTTTTCATACCCGGGAATGTACTTTACCGGGAATTCCTGTTCTGTTCTTGGGATTCTTATTGCATTTTCAATAGGATATATGGCAGCCGAAGTTGTTGAAAAATAAGTATCTACATATTTTCCGTCCTGCTTTTTTACAATAGCTTCATAATCATGAATATACTGATCATTAAGTGTCGAATTGGTCTCTATATCGGATGTAATAATGGCGGTGCTTTCTACACCATATTGATTTAAAAACCAGGCATTGGTAAATTGACCTCCAATTCCGTTAACGATTGAAAACGGGAGGATTAAAATAAGCCACCATGCTTTTTTAGTTAAATAAGCAATAATTCCGAAGAACAAAATAAAGATAATCACTGCATAAAAGCCGTGGTGACTTAAGAAAAATAAGATTTTTGAAATGATAATCATAATTTTCAGGTTTATACAAAAATACAATTTCTGATTATAATGATTAAAAAGTATTTTATACGCTACACAAGCAATATTTTTTATATTTTTGTCTAAATTTTATAGGAAAAATAATGAAAAAAGTATTAGCAATCGCATTTATCGGAGGTTTATTGGCAGTTAGTTGTTCAAAAAAGCCTAATCATGATTTACAAGACAGCAACACGATGTTACCGGAGCCGGATGCACCAACTGTAGTAGATTCTACCGCCAAAAAAACTGAATCAGTAGATGTAAATGCTGCTGTATCAGTTCCTGCAAATGAAGCAAAAGCAGATACTCTTACGAAAAAATAATGAAGAAATTAGTATTGGCAGGATGTTTGGGTATGCTGATGTTTTCCTGTACTAAAAAAGAACAGGCTTCAGTTTCAGAAACTTCTGCAGAACCAGTAGCAACAACTAATGCTCATCTTTCCGGAAACCAGATTATTGAAACATTAGATTGCTCCGGTTGTCACTCGGTAAGTGAAAGAATGATTGGCCCGTCATATCAGGAAATAGCAGATAAGTATTCTGAAAAAGATATGGATGCTTTGGCTACAAAAATCATAGAAGGAGGAAGTGGAGTTTGGGGAAATGTGCCTATGCAGCCTCATTCTCAGGTGTCTAGAGAAGATGCGAAAAAAATGGTAAGTTATATTTTGTCACTCAAAAAGAAATAACATCCATTTAAAAATATTTTAGAGACAGCATAATTCTGCTGTCTTTTTTTATGGAAAAATCACTAAATTTGTACGCTTTTAGAAAAAATAAAAAATGCAATTATCAGAACAGGAAATCATTAGAAGAGAAAAGCTGAATAAGCTTGTTGAAATGGGAATCAACGCATTCCCGGCAGATGAATATGTAATTACAGATACTACGGAATCTATAAAACAGAATTTTTCTGAAAGTAAACAGGTGAAGATTGCAGGAAGATTGATGTCCCGAAGAATTCAGGGGAAAGCATCTTTTGCGGAACTACAGGATTCTACAGGTAAAATTCAAGTCTATTTTAACAGAGATGAGATCTGTACTGGTGAGGATAAAACTTTATATAA
Above is a genomic segment from Chryseobacterium geocarposphaerae containing:
- the trpC gene encoding indole-3-glycerol phosphate synthase TrpC, encoding MTILDKIIERKKQEISDSKSKISLQQLKDSEFFGRETYSLKETIKSKSGIIAEFKRQSPSKGIINDKVSPLEVVSAYEKLGASGISILTDKDFFGGSFEDILNVRNHIHIPILRKDFMIDEYQFYEAKSMGADVVLLIAACLSPQQTLEFTELSHELGLEVLLEIHTEDELGHYNSSIDLVGINNRNLKDFKVDLQHSVHLKNLLPENVLSVAESGIYNIQDYFYLKEKGFDGFLMGEYFMKNTNPAQAFEEFISNI
- the trpD gene encoding anthranilate phosphoribosyltransferase, coding for MKEILQYLFNHHTLSKSEAKAIMIEIAQNKFNATEVTAFISIFLMRNITLPELEGFREALLQMAIPVDLDASDAIDVVGTGGDGKNTINISTLASFVIAGTGQKVIKHGNYGASTITGASNLLEELGYQFKTNSEELNDELQNVNICFLHAPYFHPALKSVVSLRKSLGLRTFFNLLGPLVNPAKPKYSMIGTYNLEIARIYQYLLQKDEKDFVLVHGMDGYDEISLTQDSKIITKEGEKIYSPEELGFAAVTPQSIEAGKNTPETAKIFRNILEGKGTESQNAVVLANAAVALHHTSKFGNYENCLNLAKESLFSGKALNSLDSLIN
- a CDS encoding c-type cytochrome, which produces MKKLVLAGCLGMLMFSCTKKEQASVSETSAEPVATTNAHLSGNQIIETLDCSGCHSVSERMIGPSYQEIADKYSEKDMDALATKIIEGGSGVWGNVPMQPHSQVSREDAKKMVSYILSLKKK
- a CDS encoding anthranilate synthase component II, whose product is MKILVFDNYDSFTYNLVQMIERILNTKVDVVRNDEIKLEEIEKYDKIILSPGPGIPEEAGILLDVIKEYASTKSILGVCLGQQAIAEAFGGTLINLSEIYHGVATEAIQTSEHKLFNDLPQTLEVGRYHSWAVNPENFPEELEITSTDSKGMIMSLQHRTYDVHGVQYHPESILTPDGETIIKNFLLN
- a CDS encoding ankyrin repeat domain-containing protein — protein: MKKIISTTFVFLGLLFANLVSAQEISKQQMIAFQSDNVDTFKAAFPKDNYNKCFAIKESSYSLLSLSVKHDKKNILEYLLNNEADLNKECGNQTPLMVAARYGKLDFAKLLLKKGANKNTKNEKGETAKEFAVQYNHPEMTSILK
- a CDS encoding anthranilate synthase component I family protein, with the translated sequence MFKQNINIKTTSKKMLGDLQTPMNIYLKIRDQFRDTILLESSDSKNMDHNFSFIAINAIAGIEIKNLKEFEIKFPGESPEKHLLADHSVPDLLNQFSKSFICSGTKDSIEETAQSLFGYTSFEAVQFFENLTFKAQSKEVEIPILRYRLYQYVIAINHYNDEMHIIENQIKNLKSELYLLESLIKNQNSVIYPFEKTAEETSNITDEEYIELVKTAQKHCMRGDVFQLVLSRRFEQKFKGDEFNVYRALRNINPSPYLFFFDYGDYKLFGSSPESQLIIKDNKAIIHPIAGTFKRTGHFETDLQSIESLKNDPKENAEHTMLVDLARNDLGKLGKNVTVTKLKEIQLFSHVIHMVSEVTTELEENTNPYEMVATTFPQGTLSGAPKHKALQLINTYEKDSRGYYGGCIGMVGLNGSCNQAIMIRTFLSKNNTLYYQAGAGIVAKSNAESELQEVNNKLNALKKAIEKAEKI